A window of the bacterium genome harbors these coding sequences:
- a CDS encoding T9SS type A sorting domain-containing protein, which translates to MQFILSLTLLLSTGTSGVTPLRWMSPDSSKPLTHAEWRAALRPRPWRVSTLMVPCKLDSPRVDFFVQETLVSSLQQSLDTLVADLGRETTGVAVFSVSGTSAESLKALLTAEYHTGMTSAVLVGDLPIAWFQLIDDWNDNGVRDNGEGYEEFPCDLFFMDLDGTWKDSLARLADTLDSLVPGSDSVYDVHEGSITPEISVSRLPASEIGNAESLLVNYFDKNHRYRSHQLAVTDRALVYIDDDWTPWATDWDSNVGLLYHDRVLVSDSEQTRILDYQPRIDSAAYQWIALMSHSWPGGHAMYYDHKDSMDWFYATSIPSLDPHACFYDLFACSNVRFVESGYCGGRYVFQTSDGLSAIGSTKTGSMLNFGDFYSPLGQGVSLAEAFRQWFDAQLRDGCSPSERSWFYGMCLVADGTLRPRLPQTGIAEERRDMTEMSDISDRVPSLHLLTNPVRGQLNLNVSLRSPASCRVALFDLTGRVAVQLAPQAYRAGSHRLSLDASALPAGVYFISVSAGNSSARVPITVVR; encoded by the coding sequence ATGCAATTCATCCTCTCGCTTACTCTGCTTCTCTCCACCGGTACGTCAGGCGTAACGCCCCTACGCTGGATGAGTCCGGACAGCTCTAAGCCCCTCACCCACGCCGAGTGGCGCGCAGCGCTGCGCCCGCGCCCGTGGCGGGTCAGCACGCTGATGGTCCCATGCAAGCTGGACAGCCCGCGGGTTGACTTCTTCGTCCAGGAAACGCTCGTCTCATCTCTGCAGCAGTCACTCGACACGCTGGTCGCCGACCTCGGACGCGAGACCACGGGTGTCGCGGTCTTCTCAGTCAGCGGCACTTCGGCCGAATCGCTCAAGGCCCTGCTGACCGCCGAGTACCATACCGGCATGACTTCGGCGGTGCTCGTGGGCGACCTGCCCATCGCCTGGTTCCAGCTCATCGACGACTGGAACGACAACGGCGTGCGCGACAACGGCGAAGGCTACGAAGAGTTCCCCTGCGACCTCTTCTTCATGGACCTTGACGGCACATGGAAAGACAGCCTGGCCCGTCTCGCCGACACGCTCGACAGCCTCGTGCCCGGCTCGGACTCCGTCTACGACGTCCATGAAGGTAGCATCACCCCGGAAATCTCTGTCTCGCGTCTGCCCGCATCGGAAATCGGCAACGCCGAGTCGCTGCTCGTGAACTACTTCGACAAGAACCACCGATACCGGAGCCACCAACTGGCGGTCACTGACCGCGCCCTTGTCTACATCGACGACGACTGGACACCCTGGGCGACCGATTGGGACAGCAATGTCGGTCTGCTCTACCACGACCGCGTGCTCGTGAGCGACTCGGAACAGACCCGCATCCTTGACTACCAGCCGCGCATCGACTCCGCCGCCTACCAATGGATAGCCCTTATGTCCCACTCTTGGCCCGGCGGCCACGCCATGTACTACGACCACAAAGACTCGATGGACTGGTTCTATGCGACCTCGATACCGTCGCTCGACCCGCACGCCTGCTTCTACGACCTCTTTGCCTGCTCCAACGTCCGCTTCGTCGAATCTGGCTACTGCGGCGGCCGCTACGTATTTCAGACCTCGGACGGCCTCAGCGCAATCGGCTCGACCAAGACCGGCTCGATGCTCAACTTTGGCGACTTCTACTCCCCGCTGGGACAAGGCGTGTCGCTCGCCGAGGCCTTCCGCCAATGGTTCGATGCTCAACTGAGGGACGGTTGCAGTCCCAGCGAACGCTCCTGGTTCTACGGCATGTGCCTTGTCGCCGACGGCACGCTCAGACCGCGCCTGCCGCAGACCGGCATCGCCGAAGAGCGCAGGGACATGACCGAAATGTCCGACATTTCGGATCGTGTCCCGAGTCTACACTTGCTAACCAACCCGGTCCGCGGCCAACTCAACCTCAACGTCAGCCTCCGGAGTCCTGCCTCCTGCCGCGTCGCCCTGTTCGACCTGACCGGCCGCGTCGCCGTCCAACTCGCCCCTCAAGCTTACAGGGCAGGTTCGCACCGGCTCAGCCTCGACGCCTCCGCACTTCCCGCCGGAGTCTACTTCATCTCGGTCTCTGCCGGGAACAGCAGCGCCCGAGTCCCCATCACGGTCGTGCGCTAG